GCGGGGTGATCTACACATGGCCAGGTTGAAGTGCGGGTAACACCGCATGGAGGACCGAACTCATGAAAGTTGAAAATTTCTGGGATGAGCTGTGTGTAGGGGTGAAAGGCCAATCAAACTCCGTGATAGCTGGTTCTCCCCGAAAGATATTTAGGTATCGGCTCGGGTAATTCAATGCCGGAGGTAGAGCACTGAAACGGCTAGGGGTCTCACCAGATTACCAAACCGTATCAAACTCCGAATGCCGGCAATTGTTATCCCGGGACGCAGTCAGTGGGTGATAACGTCCATTGGCAAGAGGGGAATAACCCAGACCGACAGCTAAGGCCCCCAAATCTAGTCTAAGTGAACACTAGAAAGGATGTGGCAGGTCATTGACAACCAGGAGGTTGGCTTAGAAGCAGCCATCCTTTAAAGAAAGCGTAATAGCTCACTGGTCAAGACAGGCCGCGCCGAAAATGTAACGGGGCTCAAGACTAGTGCCGAAGCTTCGGGTCATGCATGTTTGGCATGCATGGCGGTAGGGGAGCGTCCCAGTTGCAGCGAAGGTGGACTGAAAAGGCCGCTGGAGCGACTGGGAGTGCTGATGCCGAAATGAGTAGCGATAAAGGGGGTGAGAAACCCCCTCGCCGTAAACCCAAGGTTTCCTGGGTCAAGTTAATCTTCCCAGGGTTAGCCGGGTCCTAAGCCGAGGCCGAAAGGCGTAGGTGATGGCAAGCAGGTTAATATTCCTGCGCCATCTTGCAGACGTTGAACTGAGGGAGGACGGAGAAAGCTAGGCGAGCTGACCGGTGGTTGTGTCAGTCTAAAGGCGTAGGGGTGTCGCGTACGAATAAAGGCGCGGCAGTCATCCCCGAGACCCCATGGCGCCCCGCAAGGGGTAAGTCGCTGATGCTCGGCTTCCAAGAAAAGTCCCGCAGGGAGTCTGCAGGGTGTCCGTACCGCAAACCGACACAGGTGGGTGAGGAGAAAATCCTAAGGCGCTTGAGAGAACTCTCCTCCAAGGAACTAGGCAAATTTCCACCGTAACTTCGGAAGAAGGTGGGCCTCTGGTAGGTGTAGGCGTACAGCCGAAGCCGAGAGAGGTTGCAGAGAAATGGCGGTAGCGACTGTTTACCAAAAACACAGGACTCTGCGAAGGCGACAAGCCGACGTATAGGGTCTGACTCCTGCCCGGTGCTGGAAGGTTAAGGGGATTCGTCAGCCGCAAGGCGAAGCGATGATCCGAAGCCCCAGTAAACGGCGGCCGTAACTATAACGGTCCTAAGGTAGCGAAATTCCTTGTCGGGTAAGTTCCGACCTGCACGAATGGAGTAACGACTTCCGCACTGTCTCGGAGAGGGACTCAGCGAAATTGAAATAGCTGTGCCGATGCAGTTTACCCGCAGCAAGACGGAAAGACCCCGTGAACCTTTACTACAACTTGACAGTGACACTAGGGATTGACTGTGTAGGATAGGTGGGAGCCTTTGAAGCCGGGCCGCTAGGTTCGGTGGAGGCAACGGTGAAATACCACCCTGTTGATTTCTGGTGTCTAACCACGTCTCGTCAGCCGGGACTGGGACACTGTCTGGTGGGTAGTTTGACTGGGGCGGTCGCCTCCCAAAAAGTAACGGAGGCGCGCGATGGTTCCCTCAGCCCGATTGGAAACCGGGCGTCGAGTGCAATGGCATAAGGGAGCTTGACTGCGAGACCGACAGGTCGAGCAGGTGCGAAAGCAGGTCATAGTGATCCGGTGGTCCTGAATGGAAGGGCCATCGCTCAACGGATAAAAGGTACTCCGGGGATAACAGGCTTATCTCCCCCAAGAGTTCACATCGACGGGGAGGTTTGGCACCTCGATGTCGGCTCATCGCATCCTGGGGCTGGAGCAGGTCCCAAGGGTTTGGCTGTTCGCCAATTAAAGCGGTACGCGAGCTGGGTTCAAAACGTCGTGAGACAGTTTGGTCCCTATCTGCTGTGGGCGTAGGATACTTGAGAGGCTCTGACCTTAGTACGAGAGGACCGGGTTGGAGGCACCGCTGGTGTACCAGTTGTCTCGCCAGAGGCATCGCTGGGTAGCCATGTGCCGATTGGATAACCGCTGAAAGCATCTAAGCGGGAAACCGACCTCAAGACCAGGTATCCCGGGCGCAAGCCCCTGAAGACTCGTGGAAGACTACCACGTTGATAGGCTGGGTGTGTAAGCGCGGTAACGCGTTAAGCTAACCAGTACTAATAAGTCGAGCGGCTTACTTCCCCCATTCTCTTGCATGCCCCCTCAAGGGGAGTAAGGGACTCGGGGCCAAGGCCGAGGCCAGGACGCCCATGCGCGTCCGCCCGGAAGGCAGCTGTTTCAATTGCTTCTTCGACTTCTGTCGCAAGAGGCTTCACTCAAGCGGAAGCTTGCAACTTACCCTTCGTATGCACCGTCATTCGTTTTTCCGGTGGCAATGTCGGAGGGGTCACACCCGTTCCCATCCCGAACACGGAAGTTAAGCCCTCCAGAGCCGATGGTACTCCGCGGGAAACCGCGTGGGAGAGTAGGTCGCTGCCGGATTCTTTTTTGAAAGCCCCTGGTGCCGCAAGGCGCCAGGGGCTTTGTCTTTGCGGGCTGGTGTCACGGGCCGCCGCGCCTGGCTTGAGCGTTGAGACACGTTCGCCGGGGGAAGACATGTTGCCCGGGACCGGGCGCGATTTCGCCCGGCGTGTGGCGGGCCTGCGCTCGCCGTAGGCGACGCTGGGGCGACGCGGGATGACGGGTGGGTCAGTTTTGGGGCGAGGCGACGCCAAGCTCTCGGATTCGTTGGGGAATCACGTCGTCGTGGATGTTTGACCGCCGTTCCCACTGGATCTAGAGTCACTGCTCCCCCCGGTTTGCGCACCGCCTGCCGCGGTCCGTACTCGCCGGCGCCGGGCAGCCCCGCGAGATGAAGAAGCCGACCTTCTTTGGGAAGTACCTGCTCCTCGAGCGCGTCAACGTCGGCGGTATGGCCGAGGTCTTCATCGCGAAGGCTTTTGGCGTCGAAGGCTTCGAGCGCATCCTGGCCATCAAGAAGATCCTTCCGACGATGGCGGAGGATGACGAGTTCATCACGATGTTCATCGACGAGGCGCGGATCAGCGTTCAGCTGAACCACGCCAACATCGTGCACATCCACGAGCTCGGGAAGCACGAGGACACGTACTTCATCGCCATGGAGTACGTGGCGGGCCGTGACGTCCGCACGCTCCTGGAGCGCTACCGTCGCCGCAAGGAGATCATGCCCACCGCACAGGCGGTGTTCATCGTCTCCAAGATGTGTGAGGGCCTGGATTACGCGCACCGCAAGAAGGACGCGCGCGGCCAGGACCTGCACATCATCCACCGCGACGTCTCTCCGCAGAACATCCTCGTCTCGTACGAAGGCGAGGTGAAGATCATCGACTTTGGCATCGCCAAGGCCGCCAACCGTTCTCAGAAGACGCAGGCCGGCATCCTCAAGGGGAAGTTCGGCTACATGAGCCCGGAGCAGGTCCGGGGCATGCCCATTGACCGGCGCAGCGACATCTTCGCCGTCGGCGTGCTGCTCTACGAAATGCTCACGGGTGAGAAGCTCTTCGTGGGCGAGTCCGACTTCTCCACGCTGGAGAAGGTGCGCAACGCGGACATCCCGCTGCCGCGCGAGTTCAACCCGAACATCTCCGCGGGTCTGGAGAAGGTCGTCCTCAAGGCGCTCGCGCGCGAGCCCGAGGACCGCTACCAGTGGGCTTCGGACCTCCAGGAGGACTTGATGCGCTTCCTCCTCGCGGGGGACGCCATCTACTCGTCGAAGCACCTGTCCGGCTTCATGAAGGAGGCCTTCGCCGAGGACATGCTCCGCGAGGCGGAGAAGATGGAGCGCTATGCCTCCGTCGAGCGCCCGGATCAGATCGAGCACTCGGGTGTGACGCTGCCTCCTCCGGTGGCCGCGCCTCCGCGTGCCACCGCGCAGAAGAAGTCGCCGGCTTCATCGGCCACGGGTTCTCCCGTGGGCCGCGCCTCCACGGCGCCCGCACAGCCCGCGCCCGGCTACATCCCGCCGCCCAGCGCTGAAGAGCTGGCGGAGATGGATGGCGCCGCGGACAAGACGCAGATCGTCGACTCCACGCACACGTTCCGCACCCCGGAGACGAGGATCTCGGACAGCAGCGTCGTCGTGGACGACAGCATCACCGGCCGCTCGGAGAATCCCATCGACCGGGCCGGGCACCACACCAGCGCCTCTCCCTACGCCCAGGACGAAGGACGGGGCGGCAAGGGCAAGAGCGGACCCAAGTCCCAGGTCATCATCGGGGACGAGGGCGGCGAGGCCTACGCGGGCGCGACCATGATTGGTCCGGCTCCGACGGCGCCGCCTTCGCGCTCTCGCGGTGGCTCGGCGGCCCCCGTGCTGGAGGATCCCGAGGAAGAGGAGACCACGGGCAACATCACCGTCCCGGTGGGCTCCCGCCATAACGGCCTGCGCGCCCAGGCGGCCGAGGAGGACCCGGACGGCGCCTACGACGACCAGGGTGATGGGTACGAGGGCGATGGCCAGGACGACTACGGCGACGAAGGGCAGGACGCCGAGGAGCCGCCCTACGACGACGAGGCCGATGGTCCGGCGACCATCCCTCAGAAGGCCTCCAAGATGGCGAAGCCGGCCCCGGCCGCCAAGGTCGAGAAGCCCAAGGCGCCCGCTGGACCGAAGAAGCCCCTGCCCAAGCCCGCCATCATCGGCATGGCCGCGGGCGCGGCGCTGCTCCTCCTTGTCGCGGTGATCTTCGTGGTCCGGGGTTCGTCCACGGGCTCCGTGAACTTCGTCGCGCCCGTGGGCGCCACCGTCCTCGTGGACGGTGAGGCCGTGAACGCCAACCAGGTCATCGAGCTGTCCGCGGGCATCCACAACGTGACCGCGTCGGCTCCGGGCTATCAGCCCGTGACGCAGCAGATTGAAGTCACCGCGGGTCAGGCGGCGGCCCCCATCCTCCTCAGCCTGAAGGCGGAGACGAAGCCCTCGGAACCCAAGCCCCTGGAGCCCAAGGATCCGCCGCCTACGGCGCCGCCGGTGGTGGACAACACGCCGCCGCCCACGCAGCCGGAGACGCCTCCGGAGAAGCCCGTGGAGCCTCCCGCCCCGAAGACGTTCACCGCCCTGTTCGAAGGACAGGAGGGCGCGGAGATCTCCGTCGACGGCAAGTCCCTGGGCAAGCTGCCTGGCGCGAAGCTCGGCGACCTGGAGATGGGCAAGAAGTACACGTTCACGGCGAAGCGCGCGGGCTTCAAGCCGTTCACCGGCGACTTCACGTCCAACGGGGGCACCGAGGTTCGCGTCGCCGTGGACATGGTGGAGGAAGCGCCGCCGCCCGAGCCGAAGCCGAAGCCCCCGCCTCCGGAGCCCAAGCCCAAGCCGCCCGTGGTCGCGACCCCGAGGCCTCCTCCGGAGCCCAAGAAGCCCGCCGCCGTGGTGATGGGCAAGTTCGCCTGCAGCACCGCTCCGACGGGCGCTCAAATCTGGGTGGATGGGAAGAACACGGGACGCGTGACGCCCGTGACGCTGGGCAATCCGTTGTCACTGCCGGTGGGCAAGCGGAAGGTCGTCTTCAAGCTCAACGGCAAGTCGACCAAGCCCCAGGTGGTCGTCGTCGAGGCAGAGGGCGTGGCCAAGCTCATTGGCGTCAAGGTGGAGTGAACGGACGCACTGCGCCATCGGGCATCTTGTCCCCCTGGCGATTGTTGAGCAGGGATGTCAGGGGGCAGGCTATGACGCCTCGCCCACGACGCTCCTTACGTTGAGGTGATGTGTTCATGAGCACGACGTCCACTCGAGGCAAGCCCGACGCTGGCCCCGCGCAGCAGCCTTTCACCTATCCCCTTCGCAAGGAGTTCGTGGAGCCCGACTGGCGGCGCATCCCGGGCTACAAGGACGTCACCGCGGCGGAGTGGGAGAGCTCGGTGTGGCAGCGCAAGCACACCGTGAAGAACCTGCGCGAGCTGCGGGCGACGCTCGGGGCGCTGCTGCCGGACGACCTGGCCGCGAGCATGGAGTTGGACCAGAAGGAGCGGGCGACGATGTCCATCCTCGTCCCGCCCCAGATGCTCAACACCATGGACCTGGACGACCTGTGGAACGACCCGGTCCGCAAGTACATGCTGCCGGCGCTCGCCGACCGCCGCACGGACTGGCCCAACCACCCGCGCGCCAGCCGTGACAGCCTCCACGAGGCGGACATGTGGGTCGTCGAAGGCCTGACGCACCGCTATCCGACGAAGGTGCTGGCGGAGATGCTGCCCACGTGCCCGCAGTACTGCGGCCACTGCACGCGCATGGACCTGGTGGGCAACGACGTCCCGCAGGTGTCGAAGCACAAGTTCGCGACGGGGCAGAAGGAGCGCTACGAGCAGATGCTGGACTACCTGCGCCGCACGCCGACCGTGCGCGACGTGGTGGTGTCCGGCGGCGACATCGCGAACCTGCCCATCCAGGCGCTGGAGCCGTTCGTCAGCGCGCTGATGGACATCCCGAACATCCGCGACATCCGCCTGGCGTCCAAGGGGCTCATGGCGCTGCCGCAGCACTTCCTCCAGGACAGCGTCCTGGCGGGCCTGGACCGGCTGGCGAAGAAGGCCGTGGAGCGCGGCGTGGACCTGGCGCTGCACACGCACGTGAACCACGCGCAGCAGCTCACGCCGCTGGTGGGCAAGGCGGTGCGCAAGCTGCTGGACATGGGCTTCCGCGACGTGCGCAACCAGGGCGTGCTCCTGCGCGGCGTGAACGACAGCCCGAAGGCGCTGCTGGACCTGTGCTTCACGCTGCTCGACCACGCGAAGATCCTGCCGTACTACTTCTACATGTGCGACATGATCCCCAACAGCGAGCACTGGCGGCTGTCGGTGGCGCAGGCACAGAAGCTCCAGCACGACATCATGGGCTACATGCCGGGCTTCGCCACGCCGCGCATCGTCTGTGACGTGCCGTTCGTGGGGAAGCGGTGGATCCACCAGGTGGCGGAGTATGACCGCGAGCGCGGCATCTCCTACTGGACCAAGAACTACCGCACGAGCGTGGAAGCGAACGACGCCGACGCACTGGATCGCAAGTACGAGTACTTCGATCCCATCGACACGCTGCCGGAGTCCGGCCAGGCGTGGTGGCGGGATCAGCCCAAGGCGGCGTGATGGACTCCTCCGTGGGCGCGACAGCGCCCCTGTCGTCTCCCCGTCCCTCGCTCAGTGCCGAGGGGCGGGCCCGGTTGTTTCCCTCCGCGACCGACGCGGAGTGGACGGACTGGCGCTGGCAGCAGCGTCATTCCGTGCGCAACCTGGAGCAGCTGGAGCGCTACGTGCGCCTGACCCCGGAGGAGCGCGCCGGGGTGCAGGAGACGTCCTCGCTGTTCCGCATCGGCATCAGCCCGTACTACCTGTCGCTCATCGACCCGGAGCACGCGTCGTGCCCGGTGCGCATGCAGTCCATTCCGGTGCGCGCGGAGGCCCGGGTGCGGCCTGGCGAGCTGGCGGATCCGCTCGGCGAGGACAAGACGCGCCCCGAGGAGTGCATCGTCCACAAGTATCCGGATCGGGTGCTGTTCCTGGCCCTGGATACGTGCTCGGTCTACTGCCGCCACTGCACGCGGCGGCGCATCACCAAGGGCGGTGAGGCGGAGCTCACCAAGGACCAGATGCGCCGGGGCATCGACTACGTGCGCAACCACCCCGAGGTGCGCGACGTGCTCATCTCCGGGGGCGACCCGTTCCTCCTCGGCGAGGAGCGGCTGGAGTCGCTGCTCGCGCCGCTGAGCGAGATTCCGCACGTGGAGATGATCCGCATCGGGACGCGGGTGCCGGTGGTGCTGCCCATGCGCGTCACCGACTCGCTGGCGCGCCTGCTGCGCCGCTACGCGCCCGTCTACGTCATCA
The sequence above is drawn from the Corallococcus sp. NCRR genome and encodes:
- a CDS encoding serine/threonine-protein kinase, translating into MKKPTFFGKYLLLERVNVGGMAEVFIAKAFGVEGFERILAIKKILPTMAEDDEFITMFIDEARISVQLNHANIVHIHELGKHEDTYFIAMEYVAGRDVRTLLERYRRRKEIMPTAQAVFIVSKMCEGLDYAHRKKDARGQDLHIIHRDVSPQNILVSYEGEVKIIDFGIAKAANRSQKTQAGILKGKFGYMSPEQVRGMPIDRRSDIFAVGVLLYEMLTGEKLFVGESDFSTLEKVRNADIPLPREFNPNISAGLEKVVLKALAREPEDRYQWASDLQEDLMRFLLAGDAIYSSKHLSGFMKEAFAEDMLREAEKMERYASVERPDQIEHSGVTLPPPVAAPPRATAQKKSPASSATGSPVGRASTAPAQPAPGYIPPPSAEELAEMDGAADKTQIVDSTHTFRTPETRISDSSVVVDDSITGRSENPIDRAGHHTSASPYAQDEGRGGKGKSGPKSQVIIGDEGGEAYAGATMIGPAPTAPPSRSRGGSAAPVLEDPEEEETTGNITVPVGSRHNGLRAQAAEEDPDGAYDDQGDGYEGDGQDDYGDEGQDAEEPPYDDEADGPATIPQKASKMAKPAPAAKVEKPKAPAGPKKPLPKPAIIGMAAGAALLLLVAVIFVVRGSSTGSVNFVAPVGATVLVDGEAVNANQVIELSAGIHNVTASAPGYQPVTQQIEVTAGQAAAPILLSLKAETKPSEPKPLEPKDPPPTAPPVVDNTPPPTQPETPPEKPVEPPAPKTFTALFEGQEGAEISVDGKSLGKLPGAKLGDLEMGKKYTFTAKRAGFKPFTGDFTSNGGTEVRVAVDMVEEAPPPEPKPKPPPPEPKPKPPVVATPRPPPEPKKPAAVVMGKFACSTAPTGAQIWVDGKNTGRVTPVTLGNPLSLPVGKRKVVFKLNGKSTKPQVVVVEAEGVAKLIGVKVE
- a CDS encoding KamA family radical SAM protein yields the protein MSTTSTRGKPDAGPAQQPFTYPLRKEFVEPDWRRIPGYKDVTAAEWESSVWQRKHTVKNLRELRATLGALLPDDLAASMELDQKERATMSILVPPQMLNTMDLDDLWNDPVRKYMLPALADRRTDWPNHPRASRDSLHEADMWVVEGLTHRYPTKVLAEMLPTCPQYCGHCTRMDLVGNDVPQVSKHKFATGQKERYEQMLDYLRRTPTVRDVVVSGGDIANLPIQALEPFVSALMDIPNIRDIRLASKGLMALPQHFLQDSVLAGLDRLAKKAVERGVDLALHTHVNHAQQLTPLVGKAVRKLLDMGFRDVRNQGVLLRGVNDSPKALLDLCFTLLDHAKILPYYFYMCDMIPNSEHWRLSVAQAQKLQHDIMGYMPGFATPRIVCDVPFVGKRWIHQVAEYDRERGISYWTKNYRTSVEANDADALDRKYEYFDPIDTLPESGQAWWRDQPKAA
- a CDS encoding KamA family radical SAM protein — translated: MDSSVGATAPLSSPRPSLSAEGRARLFPSATDAEWTDWRWQQRHSVRNLEQLERYVRLTPEERAGVQETSSLFRIGISPYYLSLIDPEHASCPVRMQSIPVRAEARVRPGELADPLGEDKTRPEECIVHKYPDRVLFLALDTCSVYCRHCTRRRITKGGEAELTKDQMRRGIDYVRNHPEVRDVLISGGDPFLLGEERLESLLAPLSEIPHVEMIRIGTRVPVVLPMRVTDSLARLLRRYAPVYVITHFNHPKEVTPEAREACERLVDHGVPVENQAVLMRQLNSDARIIKELSHALLRSRVRPYYLHQMDVAEGCEHLRTPIAKGLEILEQLRGHTSGLAVPHLAVDLPGGGGKVTLQPDYVIERGERETLFRNYKGQTYAYPEPEETDCSCPYDEVWQARSRESGVRGR